One window from the genome of Myxococcus fulvus encodes:
- a CDS encoding peroxidase family protein produces the protein MSDKIPPRVTAALPGSGCPFHRGTGSAMLSKAPSGNLVRPHGVVGPAVSSKSAQSLTGDNGPVVSDFFRMFPDLRPSVFNVEDLRALTLPGGPMDDARLGPSVPQDNPTISAGYTFLGQFLDHDLTFDVFSDINSRGTQPNQTRDAITPTLDLGNIYGRGPVQDAFLFDAKDGATLLFGRQDNPDGDVLRNVQGTAIIGDPRNDDNMFVNQLHLAFIKFHNQVVKDLSGSFSGGALFAEASQRVRWHYQWIVYHDFVRRFVGDELYGKLVNQGPQYFPPNLQQIPIEFSAAAYRMGHATIRETYTVNASYSNVQIFDLHQPGTFLSPEKRVDWKNFFNLGSGVTPQGAKLFDTYLASELLNLPEALIPGFDHPQYQGKPDPLYLSLAGRNLLRQNEFTLPAGQTVAEALGTTRYANSQLGLPQGWGSTVAPLWYYILKEANLANQGRFLGPVGGRIVGETFFSVLLNDPTSFLQNKGWKPTYGSGGDFTIADLLRIADAYKKS, from the coding sequence ATGAGTGACAAGATTCCTCCGCGCGTCACGGCCGCGCTCCCGGGCAGCGGCTGTCCATTCCACCGGGGCACCGGGTCGGCCATGTTGTCCAAGGCGCCGTCCGGCAACCTGGTGCGCCCCCACGGCGTCGTGGGCCCCGCCGTCTCCAGCAAGTCCGCGCAGTCCCTCACCGGGGACAACGGCCCCGTCGTCTCCGACTTCTTCCGCATGTTCCCGGACCTGCGTCCCTCCGTCTTCAACGTGGAGGACCTCCGCGCCCTCACGCTGCCGGGCGGGCCCATGGACGATGCCCGGCTGGGCCCGAGCGTGCCGCAGGACAACCCCACCATCTCCGCGGGCTACACGTTCCTGGGCCAGTTCCTGGACCATGACCTGACGTTCGACGTGTTCTCGGACATCAACAGCCGGGGCACCCAGCCCAACCAGACGCGCGACGCCATCACCCCGACCCTGGACCTGGGCAACATCTATGGCCGGGGGCCGGTGCAGGACGCCTTCCTGTTCGACGCGAAGGACGGCGCCACGCTCTTGTTCGGGCGGCAGGACAACCCGGACGGGGACGTGCTGCGCAACGTCCAGGGCACGGCCATCATCGGAGACCCGCGCAACGACGACAACATGTTCGTCAATCAGCTGCACCTGGCCTTCATCAAGTTCCACAACCAGGTGGTGAAGGACCTGTCGGGCTCGTTCTCCGGAGGTGCGCTCTTCGCCGAGGCCTCACAGCGAGTGCGCTGGCACTACCAATGGATCGTCTACCATGACTTCGTGCGCCGCTTCGTCGGCGACGAGCTCTACGGCAAGCTGGTGAACCAGGGGCCGCAGTACTTCCCGCCCAACCTCCAGCAGATCCCCATCGAGTTCTCCGCCGCCGCCTACCGCATGGGGCACGCGACGATTCGGGAGACGTACACCGTCAACGCGAGCTACTCGAACGTGCAGATCTTCGACCTGCACCAGCCCGGGACGTTCCTCAGCCCGGAGAAGCGCGTGGACTGGAAGAACTTCTTCAACCTGGGCTCCGGCGTCACTCCGCAGGGCGCCAAGCTGTTCGACACGTACCTGGCCTCGGAGCTGTTGAACCTGCCGGAGGCCCTCATCCCGGGCTTCGACCATCCGCAGTACCAGGGCAAGCCGGACCCGCTGTACCTGTCGCTCGCGGGGCGCAACCTGCTGCGCCAGAACGAGTTCACCCTGCCGGCCGGACAGACCGTGGCCGAGGCGCTGGGGACGACCCGCTACGCCAACTCCCAGCTGGGTCTGCCGCAGGGGTGGGGGAGCACGGTGGCGCCGCTCTGGTACTACATCCTCAAGGAGGCGAACCTGGCCAACCAGGGCCGCTTCCTCGGACCGGTGGGTGGGCGCATCGTCGGGGAGACGTTCTTCAGCGTCCTGCTCAACGACCCCACGTCCTTCCTCCAGAACAAGGGCTGGAAGCCCACCTACGGCTCGGGCGGAGACTTCACCATCGCGGACCTGCTGCGCATCGCGGACGCGTACAAGAAGTCCTGA
- a CDS encoding general secretion pathway protein GspE: MTRRLGERLVLEGVLTPELLSRALAHQQETGQKLGECLVRLGVDETPVLRLLAQTLSTRFVSTEKLKLAKVDPALLEKVPVRLAEGFDFMPLRLAQGVLYVAIAEPQRQRALEEIVRTVGVTQVLPFVAVRRSIRAAIRKHYYAVADAFEHPPEDEACPHCGAPTLPKGFQCPRCELLLVRHVEDLPPRDNVSLVRALLTQPERQGTSGTPRAPQSEATRLAPFDTAQEGSQARPFLVGGLSVTNLRLSPFEAYVLSLVDGHTSLSDLSLITQLAEVELRALFASLGERGVTRLYEPPAPTARAASVPAEPTPPPVPSVAQAGRAVPKPFVEDANEDVLQRVIRLEQAGRWAEAIELLERGIGLLPHPAPLYNRLGMILLNHHRDYERATALFQKASDLAPENNLYTMNLYSVMCLRADATNAGQHKARR; the protein is encoded by the coding sequence ATGACGCGGAGACTCGGCGAGCGGCTGGTGCTGGAAGGCGTGTTGACGCCGGAGCTGTTGTCGCGAGCGCTCGCGCATCAACAAGAGACGGGCCAGAAGCTGGGTGAGTGCCTGGTGCGGCTGGGCGTGGACGAAACACCGGTGCTGCGGCTGCTGGCGCAGACGCTCTCGACGCGCTTCGTCTCCACCGAGAAGCTCAAGCTGGCGAAGGTGGACCCCGCCCTGCTGGAGAAGGTCCCCGTGCGGCTCGCAGAGGGCTTCGACTTCATGCCCCTGCGACTGGCCCAGGGCGTCCTCTACGTGGCCATCGCGGAGCCGCAGCGCCAGCGCGCGCTGGAGGAGATTGTCCGCACCGTGGGCGTCACGCAGGTGCTGCCCTTCGTCGCCGTGCGCAGGTCCATCCGCGCGGCCATCCGCAAGCACTACTACGCGGTGGCGGACGCCTTCGAGCATCCGCCGGAGGACGAGGCCTGTCCCCACTGCGGCGCGCCCACGCTCCCCAAGGGCTTCCAGTGCCCCCGCTGTGAGCTGTTGCTGGTGCGCCACGTCGAGGACCTGCCTCCCCGCGACAACGTCTCCCTGGTCCGCGCGCTCCTGACCCAGCCCGAGCGACAGGGCACCTCGGGCACCCCTCGCGCTCCACAGTCGGAGGCCACGCGGCTGGCGCCGTTCGACACGGCCCAGGAGGGCTCACAGGCCCGGCCGTTCCTGGTGGGCGGGTTGAGCGTGACGAACCTGCGGCTCAGCCCCTTCGAGGCGTATGTGCTCTCCCTCGTCGACGGGCACACGTCGCTGTCGGACCTGTCGCTCATCACCCAGCTCGCGGAGGTGGAGCTGCGCGCGCTCTTCGCGTCGCTCGGGGAACGGGGCGTCACCCGGCTCTACGAGCCCCCCGCGCCGACAGCCCGCGCGGCCTCCGTCCCGGCCGAGCCGACGCCTCCGCCCGTTCCCTCAGTGGCGCAGGCCGGGCGCGCGGTGCCCAAGCCCTTCGTGGAGGACGCCAACGAGGATGTCCTCCAGCGCGTCATCCGGTTGGAGCAGGCGGGACGGTGGGCGGAGGCCATCGAGTTGCTGGAGCGGGGCATCGGCCTGCTCCCCCACCCCGCACCGCTCTACAACCGCCTGGGGATGATTCTGCTGAACCACCACCGGGACTACGAGCGCGCCACGGCCCTGTTCCAGAAGGCCTCCGACCTGGCGCCGGAGAACAACCTCTACACGATGAACCTGTACTCGGTGATGTGCCTCCGCGCGGACGCCACCAACGCGGGCCAGCACAAGGCGCGCCGCTGA